A single genomic interval of Gossypium raimondii isolate GPD5lz chromosome 11, ASM2569854v1, whole genome shotgun sequence harbors:
- the LOC105761709 gene encoding uncharacterized protein LOC105761709 — protein MVAAAAAASSVTQGQRRVDGLVSPRFSVFKGRGLLDSRVRKEMARSLPLNPNPATAKDRRRWGGGPDSGVRRGRRWWQKACARRHWAKAAASLRLGFAMPFC, from the exons ATGGTCGCCGCCGCAGCGGCCGCATCCTCCGTGACCCAAGGCCAGCGACGAGTAGATGGCCTCGTCAGCCCCCGCTTCAGCGTATTCAAGGGTCGGGGCCTTCTTGATTCGAGGGTCCGAAAGGAAATGGCCCGATCTCTCCCTTTGAATCCGAATCCGGCGACGGCGAAGGACCGCCGACGGTGGGGCGGCGGGCCAGATTCAG GTGTGAGACGAGGTCGACGGTGGTGGCAGAAGGCATGCGCGAGGAGGCATTGGGCAAAAGCGGCGGCTAGCTTGAGGCTAGGGTTTGCTATGCCTTTCTGCTGA